The following are encoded in a window of Rhodospirillales bacterium RIFCSPLOWO2_02_FULL_58_16 genomic DNA:
- a CDS encoding GNAT family N-acetyltransferase codes for MTEAPGPITRLGPDHDTSTFDCGDEALNRFLKRHALGNQRADSSRTYVACRGHVVVAYYSLAVGAVQWDEVPGRVKKGLARHPVPVMLLARLAVDRREQGSGIGKGLLKDAVLRTLQAADIAGIRAILVHAKNAGVRQWYERFDFEPGPTDPLHLFLMIKDTRLLIG; via the coding sequence TTGACGGAAGCGCCCGGCCCCATCACGAGGCTAGGCCCTGACCACGACACATCGACGTTCGATTGCGGCGACGAGGCGCTCAATCGCTTCCTGAAACGACACGCTCTCGGCAACCAACGGGCCGACAGCAGCCGGACCTACGTCGCGTGCCGGGGTCATGTCGTCGTCGCCTATTACAGCCTCGCCGTCGGGGCCGTACAGTGGGACGAGGTTCCGGGGCGCGTCAAAAAGGGATTGGCCCGTCATCCCGTGCCGGTGATGCTGCTCGCCCGCCTTGCCGTGGACCGCCGGGAACAGGGATCGGGAATCGGCAAGGGCCTCCTCAAGGACGCCGTCCTGCGGACGCTCCAGGCCGCCGACATCGCCGGCATCCGCGCCATTCTGGTTCACGCCAAGAACGCCGGCGTCAGGCAGTGGTATGAACGGTTCGACTTCGAGCCTGGTCCGACTGACCCGCTTCACCTGTTCCTGATGATCAAAGACACCCGCCTTCTGATCGGTTGA
- a CDS encoding aminodeoxychorismate lyase → MRIAYLLIVLGLILGGGFAWQGYVRFVQPGPLAAETNVVIHRGSGFGDIAGELFRAGVISDPLAFQFGARFLGADKALRAGEYAFPARISPREALAVLQSGRTVIRRLTIAEGLTTAQVLAQLAAADGLDGKIGAEFMDTPWLKEGSLLPETYHFSFGDQRNDMLKRMAGAMAQLLTSQWQARAYGGPLKSHEEALILASIIEKETSLPNERARIAGVFINRLRKGMRLQSDPTAAYGITLGKEVLGRPLTRADLKNPTPFNTYAIDGLPPSPICNPGRESIAAALHPAETDELYFVADGAGGHVFARTLDEHNLNVARWRKITNEQRE, encoded by the coding sequence TTGCGCATCGCCTATCTGTTGATAGTTCTCGGCCTGATCCTGGGCGGCGGGTTCGCCTGGCAGGGCTATGTGCGCTTCGTGCAGCCCGGCCCGCTCGCCGCCGAGACCAATGTCGTCATTCATCGCGGCTCCGGGTTCGGAGATATCGCCGGCGAATTGTTCCGCGCCGGAGTCATTTCCGATCCGCTGGCATTTCAGTTCGGCGCCCGCTTCCTGGGAGCGGACAAGGCGCTGCGCGCCGGCGAGTACGCCTTCCCGGCGAGAATCAGCCCCCGCGAGGCGCTGGCCGTCCTGCAAAGCGGCCGCACGGTAATTCGCCGCCTTACCATCGCCGAAGGCCTGACCACGGCCCAGGTATTGGCGCAACTGGCCGCTGCCGACGGCCTGGACGGCAAGATCGGCGCTGAATTTATGGATACGCCATGGCTCAAGGAAGGCTCGCTGTTGCCGGAGACCTATCATTTCTCCTTCGGCGATCAAAGAAACGACATGCTCAAACGCATGGCCGGAGCAATGGCGCAACTCCTGACAAGCCAGTGGCAGGCCCGCGCCTACGGGGGGCCGCTCAAAAGCCATGAAGAGGCGTTGATTCTCGCCTCGATCATCGAGAAGGAAACGTCATTGCCCAACGAGCGCGCCCGTATCGCCGGCGTCTTTATCAACCGTTTGCGCAAGGGCATGCGGCTGCAATCGGACCCGACGGCGGCCTATGGGATAACGTTGGGGAAAGAAGTGCTGGGACGGCCTTTGACCCGCGCCGACCTGAAAAACCCGACGCCTTTCAACACCTATGCCATCGACGGCCTCCCCCCCTCCCCCATCTGCAATCCCGGTCGTGAGTCGATTGCGGCGGCGCTGCACCCGGCCGAGACCGACGAGCTGTATTTCGTCGCCGACGGCGCGGGCGGCCATGTCTTCGCCCGCACTCTTGATGAGCACAATCTCAACGTCGCACGGTGGCGCAAAATCACCAACGAACAACGCGAGTAA
- a CDS encoding beta-ketoacyl-[acyl-carrier-protein] synthase II, producing MRRVVVTGIGLMTPLGVGADVNWRRLLNAESGITKIDNFDVSDMKPKIAGQVPVGDGGNGTFNVDDWIPHKDQRRMDKFIVLGLATAIQAVEDSGWKPEGEEDRCRTGVSIGSGIGGLPEISKGALIVDGEKNARRLSPFFIPACLINLVSGHLSIRYSFKGPNHAVVTACSTGAHAIGDAARLIMWDDADVMVAGGTEGAVCRLGIAGFAQARALSANFNDTPEKASRPWDKDRDGFVMSDGSGVVVLEELEHAKKRGAKIYAEIVGYGLPGDAHHITAPAEDGDGAYRCMRMALKRAKMNPEDIDYVNAHGTSTPLGDEIELAAVKRAFGDAAYKISMSSTKSAIGHLLGAAGAVEAIFSILAMRDSVAPPTLNLDNPSAGCDIDLVPHHARERKIRAVLSNSFGFGGTNASLVFKAMD from the coding sequence ATGAGACGTGTAGTCGTAACCGGAATAGGACTGATGACGCCGCTCGGAGTCGGGGCGGATGTCAATTGGCGGCGGCTGCTTAACGCCGAGTCCGGCATCACGAAGATTGACAACTTCGATGTCTCCGACATGAAGCCGAAAATCGCCGGCCAGGTGCCTGTCGGCGACGGCGGCAACGGCACATTCAATGTTGACGACTGGATCCCGCACAAGGACCAGCGCCGCATGGACAAGTTCATCGTCCTCGGTCTGGCGACGGCAATCCAGGCGGTCGAGGATTCCGGCTGGAAGCCCGAAGGCGAGGAAGACCGTTGCCGCACCGGGGTGTCGATCGGCTCGGGCATCGGCGGCCTCCCCGAAATTTCCAAAGGGGCGCTGATCGTCGACGGCGAAAAGAACGCCAGACGCCTCAGCCCGTTTTTCATTCCGGCCTGTCTGATTAATCTGGTTTCCGGACACCTCTCGATCAGATACAGCTTCAAGGGGCCGAACCACGCGGTGGTGACGGCATGTTCGACCGGCGCCCACGCCATCGGCGACGCGGCGCGCCTCATCATGTGGGATGACGCCGACGTCATGGTCGCCGGCGGCACTGAAGGAGCGGTCTGCCGCCTCGGAATCGCCGGCTTCGCCCAAGCGCGGGCGCTGTCCGCCAACTTCAACGACACGCCGGAGAAAGCGTCCCGGCCCTGGGATAAGGACCGCGACGGCTTTGTCATGAGCGACGGCTCCGGAGTCGTAGTGCTGGAGGAACTGGAACACGCCAAAAAACGCGGCGCAAAAATATACGCCGAGATCGTCGGTTACGGCTTGCCCGGCGACGCCCATCACATCACCGCTCCCGCCGAGGACGGCGACGGCGCTTACCGCTGCATGCGCATGGCGCTCAAGCGGGCGAAAATGAACCCGGAAGACATCGATTACGTCAACGCGCACGGCACTTCAACGCCTCTCGGCGATGAAATCGAACTGGCGGCGGTAAAGCGGGCCTTCGGCGACGCCGCCTACAAGATTTCCATGTCTTCCACCAAATCGGCGATCGGGCACCTGCTGGGCGCCGCCGGCGCCGTCGAAGCCATCTTCTCCATCCTCGCCATGCGCGATTCGGTGGCGCCGCCGACCCTCAACCTTGATAACCCGTCGGCGGGATGCGATATCGACCTTGTCCCCCACCACGCCAGGGAGCGCAAGATTCGCGCCGTGCTTTCCAATTCCTTCGGCTTCGGAGGAACCAATGCATCGCTCGTTTTCAAGGCGATGGATTAG
- a CDS encoding acyl carrier protein has protein sequence MSDVAARVKKIVLEHLGVDESKVVEGASFIDDLGADSLDTVELVMAFEEEFGCEIPDDAAEKIMTIKDAVDFISSQNN, from the coding sequence ATGAGCGATGTTGCCGCCCGCGTAAAAAAGATCGTCCTGGAACATCTGGGCGTCGATGAATCCAAGGTTGTCGAAGGCGCCAGCTTCATTGACGACCTGGGCGCAGACAGCTTGGACACGGTCGAACTGGTCATGGCCTTTGAGGAAGAGTTCGGATGCGAAATCCCCGATGACGCCGCCGAGAAAATCATGACTATCAAAGACGCTGTTGACTTTATTTCGTCCCAAAACAACTAG
- a CDS encoding dihydroorotate dehydrogenase (quinone): MSDLCFRIVGPVLRSMDPETAHGLTIRALKSGLIPCLDSFEDSRLKVRLWGLEFANPVGLAAGFDKNAEVVGAVEKLGFGFTEIGSVTPRPQEGNPRPRLFRLAGDGAVINRMGFNNDGLEAVAQRLAARRGKGIVGVNLGKNKDSSDAAADYVAGVRAMAALADYLVINVSSPNTPGLRALQGRDQLTALLKAVLSALAAMPSGPPLLLKIAPDLTEDDKRDIAEAALETGIDGLIATNTTIARPPQLTGFQRGESGGLSGRPLMAPSTGVLADMYRLTGGKLPIIGVGGIDSAETAYAKIRAGASLVQLYTALVYHGPGLVNRIKRGLVELLRADGFDSIAQAIGADHGEM, translated from the coding sequence GTGTCGGACCTTTGCTTCCGTATCGTCGGACCCGTGCTGAGGAGCATGGACCCGGAGACCGCTCACGGGCTGACCATCAGGGCGTTAAAGAGCGGCTTGATTCCCTGTCTTGATTCCTTTGAGGATTCCCGGCTGAAGGTTCGCCTGTGGGGTCTGGAGTTTGCCAATCCCGTCGGTCTCGCCGCCGGCTTTGACAAGAACGCCGAGGTTGTCGGCGCCGTGGAAAAACTGGGATTCGGGTTCACCGAGATCGGCAGCGTCACCCCGCGCCCCCAGGAGGGAAACCCGCGCCCCCGCCTTTTCCGCCTCGCCGGCGACGGCGCCGTGATCAACCGCATGGGTTTCAACAACGACGGACTGGAGGCGGTTGCGCAAAGGCTTGCGGCGCGGCGCGGCAAGGGCATCGTCGGCGTTAATCTGGGCAAGAACAAGGACAGCAGCGACGCCGCAGCGGATTATGTCGCCGGCGTCAGGGCGATGGCCGCCTTGGCCGATTATCTGGTGATCAACGTCTCCTCGCCCAACACGCCGGGGCTGCGCGCCCTGCAAGGACGGGATCAGCTTACGGCGTTGCTGAAGGCGGTATTGTCGGCCTTGGCGGCCATGCCGTCCGGGCCGCCGCTACTTCTCAAGATCGCTCCCGACCTGACCGAAGACGACAAGAGGGATATCGCCGAGGCGGCGCTGGAGACCGGCATCGACGGGCTGATCGCCACCAACACCACTATTGCGCGCCCGCCGCAGCTTACCGGTTTTCAGCGCGGCGAAAGCGGCGGACTCAGCGGTCGTCCGCTGATGGCGCCGTCAACCGGGGTGCTGGCCGACATGTATCGGCTGACCGGGGGCAAGCTGCCGATCATCGGCGTCGGCGGCATCGACAGCGCCGAGACCGCCTATGCCAAAATCCGCGCCGGGGCGTCGTTGGTGCAGCTATATACGGCGCTGGTTTATCACGGTCCCGGACTGGTCAACCGCATCAAGCGCGGGCTTGTGGAACTGCTGCGCGCCGACGGCTTTGACTCCATTGCCCAAGCCATCGGCGCCGATCATGGGGAGATGTGA
- a CDS encoding putative addiction module antidote protein gives MTTTFKRWDSAEHLKSSEDMAAYLEACLDEDDPELITHALGVIARAKGMAQLARDTGLGRESLYKALSPGAKPRFDTIFKVIRALGIRLHAT, from the coding sequence ATGACCACGACGTTCAAACGCTGGGATTCGGCGGAACACCTCAAGAGCAGTGAAGACATGGCGGCCTATCTGGAAGCCTGCCTTGACGAGGATGATCCTGAACTGATTACTCATGCCTTGGGAGTGATTGCCCGCGCCAAGGGCATGGCGCAGCTTGCCCGCGACACAGGATTGGGCCGAGAAAGTCTGTACAAGGCGCTTTCCCCCGGCGCCAAGCCCCGCTTCGACACTATCTTCAAGGTAATCAGGGCGTTGGGAATTCGTTTGCACGCGACCTGA